The Terriglobus roseus sequence CTGGAAGAGATTGCCGCCGTCGACAGCCGTGTGCTCGTCATCAAGCTTCGCCGCAATTTCGGACAGACCTCCGCACTCGCTGCGGGCTTTGACCATGCGCAGGGCGACTATGTCCTTGCCATGGACGGCGATCTGCAGCACGATCCGCGTGAGATCCCGGGCTTCCTGTCCAAGCTCGAAGAGGGTTACGACGTCGTCAGCGGATGGCGCGCGCAACGTGCCGATAACTTCGTCATGCGCCGCATCCCGTCGCGCATCGCCAACTGGCTGATGGCGAAACTCAGCGGCGTCGACATTCACGACTTCGGTACCACCTTCAAGGCCTACCGCCGTGAAGTCATTCAGAACATCCCGCTCTACGGCCAGATGCACCGCTTCATCCCGGCACTCGCATCCTGGTACGGCGCATCGATTTGTGAGATCCCGATCTCGAACCCGCCGCGCGTTGCGGGCAAGAGCCACTACGGCATCACGCGCACCTTCCGCGTCTTCTTCGATCTGCTGACCATCCGCTTCCTGCTGAAGTACATGATGCGGCCGCTGCACTTCTTCGGCAGCTTCGGCGCGATCAGCGTCCTCGCAGGCATGCTGATGGCTCTATGGCTGGCGGTGTTGAAGGTCGTCACACACGGCCACATGCTCGCACAGCATGGCCCCTGGTTCATCATGGCTTCGGTCTTGATCCTGGCCGGCGTGCAGCTTATCGGCATCGGCCTGCTGGGCGAGCTACAGGTGCGTCACTACCACTCACCGCAGCACCGCGCGCCCTACGCCGTCGAGCGCATGGTGCGTTTGCGGTCGTCGGAAGAGACGATGCTCTCGTAGGTTTGTCACTTGGAATACAAGTAGGGCCGCGACACAGTCGCGGCCCTTGTTATTTCTCCGGCGTTCTCTCCCTATTGGCGTCATCCCCAAACGCAGCGAAGGACCCCTGCGAAGCTCAATCACCGATACCATTAGCATCTTGCAGCCACCAGCACTCGCGATCGTCCGAAGCGC is a genomic window containing:
- a CDS encoding glycosyltransferase family 2 protein — translated: MPKYSIVVPFHNEEENVTALYDRLKDVMEHVGETFEMILVDDGSRDRTYRLLEEIAAVDSRVLVIKLRRNFGQTSALAAGFDHAQGDYVLAMDGDLQHDPREIPGFLSKLEEGYDVVSGWRAQRADNFVMRRIPSRIANWLMAKLSGVDIHDFGTTFKAYRREVIQNIPLYGQMHRFIPALASWYGASICEIPISNPPRVAGKSHYGITRTFRVFFDLLTIRFLLKYMMRPLHFFGSFGAISVLAGMLMALWLAVLKVVTHGHMLAQHGPWFIMASVLILAGVQLIGIGLLGELQVRHYHSPQHRAPYAVERMVRLRSSEETMLS